aattcgcAACAATTTGTGCTTGCTTGTTGAAAATGGCATGGTCTTGttctgccctctagtggaaggAACACAGTGTGTCCTACTTTCCTCACATTACTGTAATAACCTTCAACATTTTTGGACAGTAATCTACAGTATAAGGGTTCCCCAAGGCATGTTGCATAGCTCTTAGCTTTTATTGTCTCCTTAGAATTTGAATTCCATGAACCTTCCAACTCACCAGTGTGGAAACTTAATGACTGAGTTACCAGAAccaataaattaaacatatacTAAATATGTTTATAGATAGATAAGCGCTTCTCTGGGGATTCTTTCGAATTCTTTAGCATTCCTAAGCAATCACTTTTCTGAATAGGAAACCTTCTGTTGTGGATAtctatataaaagaatgtaagaattcctcagaaaaaaagaaagaattattaGACCCATGAAAGTAGGGTCTAATTTTGAGATATAAATAACTGAACTTACATCTAATGCTTatttaatgctaatgctaatgcttttCAAGATAACAAACGATAAGTATTTCATTCAGTAAGAACTTTATTGCGATCGAGGTCATGGTGGATTTGGAGGCTATCctgaaaacattaaacatttaagtatatCACAGGGCACCAATTACTTATagaaactcacacacatttgcaaACTTATTCACACCTCCCTACATGTTTCTGGGAGGAAACAGGAAAATACAGACAACCCACAAAAAAGACTGGGAGAACCCAGAAACTCTACACAGATAGTGACAGGATCAACCCTGGAGCTTACACCACAATGCCACCCATATGTGATAATGTTGCATCAGAAATTAAGCCCAAAGCAATTTTAAAGTCACATAGTAGCCTGACATTAGaaataatttctttaatttaatagTTACAGTAAATTTACACTATAAATTATTTGCATGTTCCAACAAGGAACCTTTTTTCACTGATtttagatgcatttttttttgcacttagAGTTTGACTCTGACTTAGAGACCAGCTGCAGAACTACTGTAATAAATTCCAGCACATTTCTAGCACAAGATATAGAAATTGATTTCATTCCACTTCTTATGTTTTCCAACATCAATAATACCTCCCAACCATAACAGTACAATAAGACTAAATGTCCTTTTTGCTGCCATCTCTCCATCTCAATCATAAGTCTCATTATTTGGTCTTAAGTTTGGATTTGGGTGTAGGAGCCGGCAcaggagctggagctggaggaggaggaggaggtttgACTAATGACATCACAAGCTCAACTCTGGGAAACAAAGACAGGATAAAATcccattaaaataaaagaagacaaGATAGTGAATAAAGTGACTGAATATACATTTAAGAGAGCGTGTTTCTTGAATTGTATTAAATTCGCAATTTTGCTTGTCATTATGTGTTATATATTGTACTTAAATCCACACTTTCTGTGTCTCTATCAATCATGTAAAAAGCAAACTGTTGTGTAGATATTAAAATGTCATAGTTTTTGTGCCCACATTCAAATGCACCAGGATTGTCTCAAAAAAtgatttatagtttttattagtttctttttaaattcttCTAAACTGGTAAATAGGGTTTAATTACATATTAGCAACAATAGCCTTCTGACCAGAGAAATGGTGTAAATGGTCATTATTCCTTCCTTCAAAATAGACCATTAACCTCTTATTTTCATACactaatattataaataaaatatttctggcTTTAGCAACATGTTAACTGTCATTCATTCAGGTAGGAATTTATCATGAatcttacagtatatacactggAATTGTTAGTATGATTATCATCACCAAAGTTCTTACATCTCCTTTGTTTTTGTCACCAATGATTGGACTGCAGAGATTATCCTGTCAATCCGGtcctgtcaaaattattgaTAGTTATATTAGGAGTATCTTAAGacaatgaataattaataatctAATTTTCTCTAAATCTTACCTTCTGAAATCTGTATGCCAAAGGCAGAGAGAAAGCACAAATCACACCTGGTGAAAGCcaagacagcaaaaaaaaaagcaagtaaatttccatttgcataaaaaaatgaaagtgtagtaaaaaattataattattagacAGAAAGCTCTTACCAGAAATCACAAGAGTAAGACCATTGGCTTTCACCCCAACGTAGGTCAACAGGTACAGCAGCACAATAAACTatgtataaaacataaataaatatatataatctataatatcTAAAATGTGTGCTATTTTTAGAAGCCACTTCAGTCATTACTTTACAGCAAATAAAGATGTTAGTGAACACTACAAAAAATATTGAGTTTCACCTTGTGACTAAAAGTCTAGTATACATATTTATCGTAATATCATAACTAATTCTGACAGCTAATGACCTAGCGTCCTGTTTACAAACCTGGTTCATAGAAAGCTTTGTTAATGAACACTTAAACTTGTTTCATTCTATCagttttctattctattctattctattctattctattctattctattctattggttttgttttatgtttttttacttaTCTATGCTATGACTAGCCTAATAAACTTACCAAAGTAATAAGTATAAAGAAGTAAATATGGACTGAcaatatttgttcttttgtttgtttgaccaAGTggatgaagaaaaggaaaatctgCTGAAGATGACATGAAGGAGAtgtcttgagaggaaccagactcgaaagggaacctcatctgggtgacaccagtgtgattataaatatttatcttcCATAACTGTgtactatataataaaaaagtgtaactgTCTATCTAGGAACTTTCTAGgaactttatttgtttttataaaaataattatggaTACATTGGGAGATGTgtgttatattttgtattaaaatattacaatttggTTAATACTGTAacctatttaaatatatttttccccTGTTTTAGAAGTGGGTCAGTTAATGCTATATATCTGACCTTCAGCGAGTCTATTATACTGTCGATGAAGACGAGTCTCTTCAACTCTGTGATTAAAGTAGCGATCAGGAGCACAATCTTCTCCACAACACGAACTGTGGTCTCATCTGTCAAAGTGTTGTCCTCGTCCAAATAGAACCTTTTAAGTAATACAGAAGCAGAGAGCTATAATTAGATCACAAAAGGATATCCTGGAATTTATCCAAACTCCATTAAGCTCTAGGATCTGAAGAACCAAACATCAGCTGACATTTATAAGATATCATCTCCCAATTTTGCTGAGTGACAGAAAGGATCTAACTAATTCTTCCATTTTTGAAAACACTACagaattctttcatttttaaaagttattACTTCACTAAAAGTTGAATGTGGGGTCACcacataatatattttaaaaagtacttaTCACAATTTTCTGTAAGGTTcagtttatttcaaatttatacAAAGTCAATCGGAGGTAaagctttgtgttttttgacaTGGGATGGTTTTCAGGACCAaaaagtttatactttttaatttCTGGGTAATATGACATGTTGCAAATGTCatgctttaaaaacaaacaaaagaagtaAAGTGATGCACAAACTGTTTATGGAtgctaaaatataattattaaaaacccATGCTGACGTAAATATACTTACTGAAACGGATGACTTCCATCATTAAGACGAACCAGGTCCATTGTTTTAAAGAGGAGCCGCACAGGGAGGGTGAAGGCCATGATGCCCAGGCCCAGGTTAGACAACAGAGAGATGGCACTGAGCTGAAACAGGCAGGCTAAGCCCACCACCAGCCCTGTGAAGACCAGCCCTGTTTTCCCTACATCTCGCCAATACAACAGGTCTACCACTgataagaagaaaagaacaaattCTCAATGGCAAACATTATACTAATTAAAGAAAAGCAAGAATGCTCAGAATGATATCCTGGTCTAAGTGGACAGTGTTCTAACATGTAAGGGTAGAGTTTGTAGTTAGTCCAATATTGGTCTTCTAGGATACCAAATGATAATTAGTTTTAAGTGTGTTATCTGAGCATATTAACCAGTTGCATATAGTAGTTTCCAGATATGTTCCAGAAACACTGTATACTTAGTTGCCACCCTCCCCTTCTTAAAGTTAATAAGAAATCatggataaaaacaacaaacaaataaaaagtaaaactcaGCTTTTTATATTACTGAAACAATGAAAAGAGTTAATTTCTGACCTAAAGAATTTCACCAGTTAGAAATCTAACGTTACCTTTACTTTTCAAAgctcagaataaataaatgcatttacacTTAGAATGTTCACTATATCCAACTCTGAGAATGAGCTTTTACTATAGGAAGTATGAaatgcattaatatttattaatatgaaaaCTTTAATATTATGTCAGCTGCACTTCTGTACAATCagaattaaatattaatcagaGCCAtggttaaaataattataatacctGTCTAAGACATTTTGCTGTTCTAGTGTccagtgatttcttttttttttccagtatttAATTGGACAGTAGTATTGCTAAAGTTCTTCGCAGTGTAGTACTTAAGATCAGTCCTCAGACTTCATATTGAGTATGTTCAAAATTTCAAAATGCTGGAATTGTACAAATATATTATGGTgattccaaacaaacaaacaatcaaacaaacaactTTAGAAGCTCTCTGTATGTAAGTATACTTTATCTAGCCTTCAAAAAAATAACACTCATTCCCATCCTTTTTTTCAATAGCCCACATTTTTATGTGCTGTACTGTAATGTTAGAATGAAACCACGTAGAGCCTGAgaggcaaatatatataaaacaagacAGCAACAACAAATTAAGAGATGCTCTTTTGAATTCATAAGAGTGTAAAGGTACATAGTACAGCAGCTCTGTGCAAAGTACCAATAATATCTCTGCACTTCACATTAAGATAACAGATCCAAACAGCTGTTGCTTGTGATTATTCAGCAAACAGGTGCCTGTGCCATAGCAAGCACAGGTGAATTGCTGTTCAAGCACAACCTCCTGGAAACGTACATATACAATGAAACATTAGTTTCACAGCCTTGCAAACAAACCCCTTAATTTAGGCTAACATGGCTGGACCAGATTAAATCACTGCAAGTAGTCATCTGGTGGCACAGCCGAAACAGGTCAAAGACAGGGTTTCAACTCCATTACTTAAACATTACATTCAAAAGAAGCACAGTATATCCAAGAGCCCAAGGCTTAGAGGTAATCCATCCATCAGTTCCTTTCTGGTTGCCAATATCCTGTAAGGAAGCCCGCTGTGATGAACTGACCCGTCAGCAGTCTTATTGTAGCTCCGCTAAACACTCCTGCCAAAGTGCTGCCAAAAGCCCCTTCACTTGCTACTACACTTATAATCACAAAAGTATTATATAATTCTCTATATATTATGTGAGTTTGGTTACAGTTCCTGGGTCGGGTGGATGTGTCTCACCTTTGCTGGCCATTTCTTCTGTTTTCACGCCAAACCCCCTTTCCTCCCTGCACTCCTCAGACCCAGCAGGCTTTTTTTGGCCACCCCTAGCACTGTCAGCAGTAAAGAGCTGACCAGACCTAATTATATCCCCCACCAATTGGACACCccatcttcacacacacacacacacacacacacacacacacacacacacacacacacacacacacacacacaccacatgctGTTACACACAAAAACCACTCCCTATTTCTTCTCCCCAGAGCCACTCAGAGCTCTAGGACTTCAAAATGTGCCTCTGTGTAGAGAGGTCTTGAATCCCTAGCTCCAGTGCTTTATAACAGCTAATCAATGACTATCTAGGGTTGTTGGTAAAAGATTAAATGCCagtcattaataattaataaacatttaaatgggTCTTGTCTTTTCAGTGATGACTTGCTCAATTGAACCACAACTTATTTCCATCTTGCATTCAAAGTTAGAGATTCTCAGGTTATGTTGGCATATGAGAGGACAGTATTCAGATTCTGCAGATTTTCTTGGCACCTTAATCAGATGACTAAATCAAGTTCACTTTAAGGAAATCTGAGGTCTGATATGTGAAAATATGAGCCAATATGGGAatttatattgtaaaatatcCTAGATAATCAATGTACTGTACCTTTGTTGAAAACACCTGTTTTATGTGTTAGATGTTTTTTGTTCAGCTGTGGGCTGTGTTAATTGTATATCAAATATAACAAAACTAAAGaaactaaatatatacagtataacagaaCTTGAATGGAGAAATAGTCAGATTAATAGTCAAGACAAttgaaaatgtttacaaatttagttaatattaaatatttaatagaacatttttttttagatcttttcTTGGCCTTGTGTCCCAAGTCCTATGGGATAAGATCCATGCTCTCCTGTCAACCTGTGTACGATAAGTGTTATTgaacatggatggatggaaggatcaACTCTCCTATAATCAGTACAAACTCTACATGGTCATAATCTATTATGGCAGTATGTGCATTACAATAAT
This Silurus meridionalis isolate SWU-2019-XX chromosome 15, ASM1480568v1, whole genome shotgun sequence DNA region includes the following protein-coding sequences:
- the rtn2b gene encoding reticulon-2b, which codes for MASKVVDLLYWRDVGKTGLVFTGLVVGLACLFQLSAISLLSNLGLGIMAFTLPVRLLFKTMDLVRLNDGSHPFQFYLDEDNTLTDETTVRVVEKIVLLIATLITELKRLVFIDSIIDSLKFIVLLYLLTYVGVKANGLTLVISGVICAFSLPLAYRFQKDRIDRIISAVQSLVTKTKEIVELVMSLVKPPPPPPAPAPVPAPTPKSKLKTK